One genomic window of Gossypium hirsutum isolate 1008001.06 chromosome D11, Gossypium_hirsutum_v2.1, whole genome shotgun sequence includes the following:
- the LOC107913402 gene encoding zinc-finger homeodomain protein 2 isoform X2, whose product MEFEDQEEQEEEMGLAPSYDPLANSSRVKMSGVEPGSITPTGQQQQQQQRKPRYRECLKNHAVGIGGHAVDGCGEFMPAGTEGTLDALKCAACNCHRNFHRKETELGSPHSVPMTDLYFHHPHHQPPQFTPYFRPPTGCLHMAGQQRPLALPSISGGVGGHSREDQDDVSNQGSSRKRFRTKFTQEQKEKMLALAERLGWRIQKQDEAIVQQFCNETGVKRHVFKVWMHNNKNTLALF is encoded by the exons ATGGAGTTTGAGGATCAAGAGGAGCAAGAAGAAGAGATGGGTTTGGCACCGAGTTATGACCCGCTTGCAAACTCATCTCGAGTCAAAATGTCAGGTGTCGAACCGGGTTCGATAACTCCAACGGGTCAGCAGCAGCAACAGCAGCAGAGGAAACCAAGGTATAGAGAGTGCTTGAAGAACCACGCGGTGGGAATCGGCGGTCACGCCGTCGACGGTTGCGGTGAGTTCATGCCAGCTGGAACCGAAGGTACCCTCGATGCTCTCAAATGCGCAGCTTGTAACTGCCACCGGAACTTCCACCGTAAGGAAACGGAGCTGGGTTCCCCACACTCCGTCCCCATGACGGACCTCTACTTCCACCACCCCCACCACCAACCACCGCAATTCACTCCTTACTTTAGACCCCCAACGGGGTGCCTCCACATGGCTGGACAGCAAAGGCCGTTAGCCCTACCATCGATATCAGGAGGCGTCGGAGGACACAGCAGGGAAGATCAAGATGATGTTTCGAATCAAGGGAGTTCGAGGAAGAGGTTTCGAACAAAGTTCACGCAGGAACAAAAGGAGAAGATGTTGGCTTTGGCTGAGAGGTTAGGGTGGCGGATTCAGAAACAAGATGAAGCGATTGTTCAACAGTTCTGCAACGAAACTGGGGTCAAAAGGCATGTCTTCAAAGTTTGGATGCATAATAACAAGAACACTCTTG CTCTATTTTAA
- the LOC107913402 gene encoding zinc-finger homeodomain protein 2 isoform X1: MEFEDQEEQEEEMGLAPSYDPLANSSRVKMSGVEPGSITPTGQQQQQQQRKPRYRECLKNHAVGIGGHAVDGCGEFMPAGTEGTLDALKCAACNCHRNFHRKETELGSPHSVPMTDLYFHHPHHQPPQFTPYFRPPTGCLHMAGQQRPLALPSISGGVGGHSREDQDDVSNQGSSRKRFRTKFTQEQKEKMLALAERLGWRIQKQDEAIVQQFCNETGVKRHVFKVWMHNNKNTLDNGALRQSGDMQCNTMQEA, translated from the exons ATGGAGTTTGAGGATCAAGAGGAGCAAGAAGAAGAGATGGGTTTGGCACCGAGTTATGACCCGCTTGCAAACTCATCTCGAGTCAAAATGTCAGGTGTCGAACCGGGTTCGATAACTCCAACGGGTCAGCAGCAGCAACAGCAGCAGAGGAAACCAAGGTATAGAGAGTGCTTGAAGAACCACGCGGTGGGAATCGGCGGTCACGCCGTCGACGGTTGCGGTGAGTTCATGCCAGCTGGAACCGAAGGTACCCTCGATGCTCTCAAATGCGCAGCTTGTAACTGCCACCGGAACTTCCACCGTAAGGAAACGGAGCTGGGTTCCCCACACTCCGTCCCCATGACGGACCTCTACTTCCACCACCCCCACCACCAACCACCGCAATTCACTCCTTACTTTAGACCCCCAACGGGGTGCCTCCACATGGCTGGACAGCAAAGGCCGTTAGCCCTACCATCGATATCAGGAGGCGTCGGAGGACACAGCAGGGAAGATCAAGATGATGTTTCGAATCAAGGGAGTTCGAGGAAGAGGTTTCGAACAAAGTTCACGCAGGAACAAAAGGAGAAGATGTTGGCTTTGGCTGAGAGGTTAGGGTGGCGGATTCAGAAACAAGATGAAGCGATTGTTCAACAGTTCTGCAACGAAACTGGGGTCAAAAGGCATGTCTTCAAAGTTTGGATGCATAATAACAAGAACACTCTTG ATAATGGTGCATTGAGGCAAAGTGGAGACATGCAATGCAATACAATGCAAGAGGCGTGA